ACCACATACATAACCACAAGGGCTGCAAGGGTTGTTGTGGTCATGGTAATCCCTGTCTGCATCGCCCTTGAAACTTTTTCCCCCACCGTACCCCGGCGTTTGAGTAACCTGTTTGTTAGCAAAATGTCACTGTCTACGGAATAACCGATGAGCATAAGCAGAGCTGCAAGTGTTCCAAGGGAAAGGGAGATCCCTGCAACCCGCATGAAAGCAGCGGCAATTGTGATGTCTGAAAAAGCAGAGAGCACCACTGCAAAAGAAGGTGTAACACTCCGGAAAATAAGGAAAACCACAATGGACATTCCTATAAAGGATATAAAAAGAGCCTGAAGAGCCTGAACCTGCAGTTCCTGGCCGTAAACGGGCCCTATCTGTTTGATTTCCACGTTAGAATAGCGGCCCATTACATCTTCTTCAAGCTGGCGCTGTTCTTCGTTATCCATAACCCCGAACTGCATGCTAACCCTGTTTCCGGTCTGCCGAGCATCCTTGAGGGGATAAGAAGAGTATATTTCTTCAAGCATAGCGGGGGAATCGGTCGTCTCTACCGAAATCTGGGTACCACCCTGGAACTCCATTCCCAGGGTTACCGGCGACCCGCTGCTTGCAAAGGAAACCAGCAGTACAACTAAAGAAACTGCAAGTACTGCAAGGGGGATTGCCAGCAACTGGCGATTATCGTGATTTTTCACGAAATTATCTAAAAATTCGGTCAAACCTGTTGCCATAATTAAATACTCCGGATGAATGCATCTATTTTTTAGAACTTATCCGAGCTTATTTATTCCGGGTCTACAATCCGGAAAACATTCAGATTAGTAACACGGAAGTGTCCAGATTTACATTCCAGCACCACATTCCAGCACCACATTCCAGAACCACATTCCAGCACCATATTCCAGCACCACATTCCAAAACCATCCAGAATTATCGTTCAGAACGTGCATGGTAACTTAAAATCATCAGCCCTTTTCGAACTCTGGTTCCGGGAAGAAATGTGCCACATTCCATATAGTGTAGAAAGTTGATTCTTTCAGTCCTATATTCTATAGATTATATTAATTATTCCTCGAAAAACAATTATTTCTCTATATAGCGTTAATTCATTACATTTAAAATTTATTGTTGAAAGTGATACAAGTTTTAACGTTACAACTATATATACCAGTTACTGTTCATTAAAAATCATGATAGAAAGACCTTCCCTTGACGAATATTTCCTTGAAATCGCCTTCGTGGTAGGCAAACGGGCAACCTGCCTCAGGAACAACGTAGGAGCAGTAATCGTCCGGGATAAACGCATTCTTTCAACCGGATATAACGGAGCTCCAAGCGGCATGGAACACTGCCTTGAGATAGGATGTATTCGGGACATTGAAAATATTCCCTCAGGCACGCGGCATGAGAAGTGTCGGGCAGTGCATGCGGAGCAGAACGCCATTATCCAGGCTGCAATCCATGGGGTCAGCATTGCCGGAGCAACCCTTTACTGTACGCACCAGCCCTGCATTCTGTGTGCAAAAATGCTCATAAACTCAAAAATTAAAAGGGTAGTATACTCAACACCTTATCCTGACACCGATTCCCTTGATTTTTTCAAGAGCGCAGGTGTGGAAGTGGAATATATCCCCTTTAAGCTGAAAAACGAGAATGTCAACAGGGAAT
The Methanosarcina sp. WWM596 DNA segment above includes these coding regions:
- a CDS encoding protein translocase subunit SecF gives rise to the protein MATGLTEFLDNFVKNHDNRQLLAIPLAVLAVSLVVLLVSFASSGSPVTLGMEFQGGTQISVETTDSPAMLEEIYSSYPLKDARQTGNRVSMQFGVMDNEEQRQLEEDVMGRYSNVEIKQIGPVYGQELQVQALQALFISFIGMSIVVFLIFRSVTPSFAVVLSAFSDITIAAAFMRVAGISLSLGTLAALLMLIGYSVDSDILLTNRLLKRRGTVGEKVSRAMQTGITMTTTTLAALVVMYVVSTFPYLIIPSFTQITLLSQISSVLIVGLLADIMNTWLLNAGILRWYVTKPEFRGRYNR
- a CDS encoding cytidine/deoxycytidylate deaminase family protein, which codes for MIERPSLDEYFLEIAFVVGKRATCLRNNVGAVIVRDKRILSTGYNGAPSGMEHCLEIGCIRDIENIPSGTRHEKCRAVHAEQNAIIQAAIHGVSIAGATLYCTHQPCILCAKMLINSKIKRVVYSTPYPDTDSLDFFKSAGVEVEYIPFKLKNENVNRE